A region from the Methanofollis liminatans DSM 4140 genome encodes:
- a CDS encoding DUF3267 domain-containing protein has translation MLHTPGSSRKGGSIDLNGYRKDRTIDVSGETSLLLTAASFVLFFVSAAAVLLIFTLVTGTGSFTFTASGPTDLLPILALVLLVLLVGVLHEGLHALAYLLLHRRPVFGWGRKVLLLYCSCSADGAYTRDESVFVLTLPFVLITALGLGAIVLAPGWGIAALVLVPLNAAGSAADLYAAATLLRSPTESLVLEEGGAMTLFVPE, from the coding sequence ATGCTGCATACGCCGGGAAGTTCAAGGAAAGGAGGGTCTATCGACCTGAACGGATATCGCAAAGACAGGACCATCGACGTTTCCGGAGAGACGTCCCTGCTCCTCACGGCCGCATCGTTCGTCCTGTTCTTTGTCTCTGCAGCCGCCGTCCTCCTCATATTCACGCTGGTCACCGGCACGGGCTCGTTCACCTTCACGGCGAGCGGCCCGACCGACCTCCTGCCCATCCTCGCCCTGGTCCTCCTGGTCCTCCTTGTCGGCGTCCTCCACGAAGGTCTCCACGCCCTCGCCTACCTCCTCCTGCACCGGCGCCCGGTCTTCGGTTGGGGGAGGAAAGTTCTGCTCCTCTACTGCTCCTGCTCGGCCGACGGGGCGTACACGCGAGACGAGAGCGTCTTCGTCCTCACGCTGCCGTTCGTCCTGATCACGGCCCTCGGGCTCGGGGCGATCGTCCTCGCCCCGGGATGGGGGATCGCCGCCCTCGTCCTGGTCCCCCTCAACGCCGCCGGATCGGCCGCCGACCTCTATGCGGCGGCAACACTTCTCCGCTCCCCGACCGAAAGCCTGGTGCTCGAGGAAGGAGGCGCCATGACGCTCTTTGTGCCCGAATGA
- a CDS encoding metal ABC transporter permease, translating to MISIFAYEFFRNALIAGLLASVACGVIGTYVVVRRMVSLSGGVSHAAFGGIGLGYYLGLDPILSATVFTVAVALGMGELSLRQRQNLDTIIGAVWAAGMALGILFVYLTPGFAPDLFGYLFGNILLVPREDLVLMGALVAVILLVVALFFRDLFAVTFDEEYARVMNLPVERISLLLLVLVALTVVMLIQVVGIILVIALLTIPAAIAREFSSRLGLMMALAVALGAVFTVSGIVLSYLLNVPSGATIILVAAGVYGAVMGARTLFPRD from the coding sequence GTGATCTCTATATTCGCCTATGAGTTTTTCAGAAACGCCCTGATTGCCGGGTTGCTTGCGAGCGTCGCCTGCGGGGTGATCGGCACCTATGTGGTGGTCAGGCGGATGGTCTCGCTCTCGGGCGGGGTCTCGCACGCCGCCTTCGGCGGGATCGGGCTCGGCTATTATCTCGGCCTCGACCCGATCCTCTCGGCGACCGTCTTCACCGTCGCCGTCGCCCTCGGCATGGGCGAACTCTCCCTGCGGCAGCGGCAGAACCTCGACACGATCATCGGGGCGGTCTGGGCCGCGGGGATGGCGCTCGGCATCCTCTTCGTCTATCTCACGCCCGGCTTTGCGCCCGACCTCTTCGGCTATCTCTTCGGGAACATCCTGCTCGTGCCGCGGGAAGACCTCGTCCTGATGGGCGCCCTCGTCGCCGTGATCCTCCTCGTGGTCGCCCTCTTCTTCAGGGACCTCTTTGCGGTCACCTTCGACGAGGAGTACGCGCGGGTGATGAACCTCCCGGTGGAGCGGATCTCGCTCCTGCTCCTGGTGCTCGTCGCCCTGACCGTGGTGATGCTCATCCAGGTCGTCGGGATCATCCTGGTGATCGCCCTGCTGACGATCCCGGCGGCGATCGCGCGGGAGTTCTCCTCCCGCCTGGGGCTGATGATGGCCCTTGCGGTCGCCCTCGGGGCGGTCTTCACCGTGAGCGGGATCGTCCTCTCGTACCTCCTCAATGTCCCGTCGGGGGCGACGATCATCCTGGTCGCCGCCGGCGTCTATGGGGCGGTGATGGGGGCGCGGACCCTCTTCCCCCGTGATTGA
- a CDS encoding metal ABC transporter ATP-binding protein, giving the protein MSEDPVIDVRGVSVTLGGRPVLEDVDFRVEKGDFYAVIGPNGGGKSTLLKVILGLIRPSAGTVRVLGGTPVERRHLLGYVPQYRTFDFSYPVTVGEMVLSGRLGHIRNFPRRYGQEDRAAADRAMATMGIGDLAGQEIGALSGGQQQRAIIARALVGEPEVLILDEPTVYVDAPTGDHFMDLLVGLRDEMTVLLVTHDVGVLSSRVTKIACLNRRIFTHDTAEITGDMLTGAYGCPVDLIAHGLPHRVLGEHEGEERP; this is encoded by the coding sequence ATGAGCGAGGATCCGGTCATCGACGTCAGGGGCGTTTCGGTGACCCTGGGCGGCCGCCCGGTGCTGGAGGACGTCGATTTCAGGGTCGAGAAAGGCGATTTCTATGCGGTGATCGGCCCGAACGGGGGCGGGAAGAGCACCCTTCTGAAGGTGATCCTGGGGTTGATCCGTCCGTCCGCAGGGACGGTCAGGGTGCTGGGCGGGACGCCCGTCGAGCGGCGTCACCTCCTCGGCTATGTCCCGCAGTACCGCACCTTCGACTTCTCGTACCCGGTCACGGTGGGCGAGATGGTGCTTTCAGGCAGGCTCGGGCACATCAGGAATTTCCCCCGCCGTTACGGGCAGGAAGACCGCGCTGCTGCGGACCGGGCGATGGCCACGATGGGGATCGGCGATCTCGCGGGCCAGGAGATCGGCGCTCTTTCCGGGGGGCAGCAGCAGCGGGCGATCATCGCCCGCGCCCTGGTGGGCGAGCCCGAGGTGCTGATCCTGGACGAGCCCACCGTCTATGTCGACGCTCCGACCGGCGATCACTTCATGGACCTGCTCGTCGGGCTCAGGGATGAGATGACCGTCCTGCTGGTCACCCACGACGTCGGCGTCCTCTCCTCGCGCGTGACAAAGATCGCCTGCTTAAACCGGCGGATCTTCACCCACGATACGGCCGAGATCACCGGCGACATGCTTACAGGGGCATACGGCTGCCCGGTGGACCTGATCGCCCACGGTCTTCCCCACCGGGTGCTGGGAGAGCACGAAGGGGAGGAGCGGCCGTGA
- a CDS encoding metal ABC transporter solute-binding protein, Zn/Mn family produces the protein MGGKKMGTAQWLLPAMGVLFLLMTAGCLGDGAAPAEDGPIPVAVTIPPQAEFVRAIGGDRVDVMVLVPPGANPHTYELTPGQMAALGEVRMYAAVGSGIEFERAWMAKIVGVNPGMHVVNSSAGLSFLAGDEEEGGTDPHVWLSVRNAAVMVENICAGLVAIDPADAAYFEANRDLYLDELRALDTGIAASLAGREGEAVMVYHPSWAYFVRDYGLVQIPIEDEGKEPGPQGIERLILQAAAENITVVFASPEYSTKSARVIADAIGGRVALVSPLEEHYTANMRNVAAAFGGAV, from the coding sequence ATGGGTGGGAAGAAGATGGGGACGGCGCAATGGCTGTTGCCCGCGATGGGTGTGCTTTTTCTTCTGATGACGGCGGGCTGCCTCGGCGACGGTGCGGCCCCGGCCGAAGACGGACCGATCCCGGTCGCCGTGACGATCCCGCCCCAGGCCGAATTCGTCAGGGCAATCGGGGGGGATCGGGTGGACGTGATGGTGCTCGTCCCGCCCGGCGCAAACCCGCATACCTACGAGCTGACGCCCGGACAGATGGCGGCCCTCGGAGAGGTGCGGATGTATGCCGCCGTCGGCTCCGGCATCGAGTTCGAGCGCGCCTGGATGGCGAAGATCGTCGGGGTGAACCCGGGGATGCATGTCGTCAACTCTTCGGCCGGTCTTTCCTTCCTCGCCGGCGACGAGGAGGAGGGCGGCACAGACCCGCACGTCTGGCTCTCGGTGCGAAACGCCGCGGTGATGGTCGAGAATATCTGTGCCGGCCTGGTGGCGATCGACCCGGCCGACGCCGCCTATTTCGAGGCGAACCGCGACCTGTATCTCGACGAACTCCGGGCCCTCGACACCGGGATCGCCGCCTCTCTCGCGGGCCGCGAGGGCGAGGCGGTCATGGTCTACCACCCGTCCTGGGCATATTTCGTGCGGGACTACGGGCTCGTGCAGATCCCGATCGAGGACGAGGGAAAGGAGCCCGGCCCGCAGGGGATCGAACGGCTGATCCTCCAGGCAGCGGCGGAGAATATCACCGTCGTCTTTGCTTCGCCCGAGTACTCCACGAAGAGCGCCCGGGTGATCGCCGATGCGATCGGCGGCCGGGTCGCCCTGGTGAGCCCGCTTGAAGAACATTATACGGCGAACATGAGGAACGTCGCCGCGGCGTTCGGCGGGGCGGTATGA
- a CDS encoding metal-dependent transcriptional regulator has product MEEISGFELPGRKAEYLKIIGIMGGCARTNEIARRVGVAPSTATKTLLALADEGYLEHTPYRGVSLTTQGERYARFLLRRHRLLSLALSQFGLTPAEACREANMLEGRVSKDLVDRICASLGHPVQSVCGPIEHDLACCPDTG; this is encoded by the coding sequence ATGGAGGAGATCAGCGGTTTCGAACTCCCTGGCCGGAAGGCCGAATACCTGAAGATCATCGGCATCATGGGCGGATGCGCCCGGACAAACGAGATCGCGCGGAGGGTCGGCGTCGCCCCCTCGACGGCCACGAAGACGCTTCTCGCCCTTGCAGATGAAGGGTATCTGGAGCATACGCCGTACCGCGGCGTCTCCCTCACCACACAGGGCGAGCGATACGCCCGCTTCCTCCTCCGCCGCCACCGCCTCCTCTCCCTCGCCCTGAGCCAGTTCGGGCTGACGCCCGCGGAGGCGTGCAGGGAGGCGAACATGCTGGAAGGGCGGGTCTCAAAGGACCTCGTCGACCGGATCTGCGCATCCCTCGGGCACCCGGTCCAGAGCGTCTGCGGCCCGATCGAGCACGATCTCGCCTGCTGCCCCGATACCGGTTGA
- a CDS encoding DNA-directed DNA polymerase II small subunit yields the protein MLCEDEIVSRFLATSLFVSPEVVAYIKEQDDPGLIDRIIAGTPEGTVVVSPDCIPALKKVRDGTRFLADPVCEVLAGMENSAESIRDFEEYITYFRNRFTRLSTFMRGRIQPVPIEALARTGRYQEEEVSFIGMVSNVRSTANGNKMVEVEDPTGTMRVLFNKSREGFSEAEKILPDEVIGVRGKLSQDGTIFFANTLVRPDIPLSNAPYRSERPGRAVLISDIHVGSDTFLEDEWHRFADWISGQEDIGYLVIAGDLVDGIGIYPGQEKELVIKNIYQQYAALGEMLSALPERLTIVISPGNHDVVRGAEPQPAIPPAFRIGYPANCVWVENPALVSLQGVRVLIYHGRSFDDMIGTIPGASYNRPAEIMEEMLKRRHLAPIFGMRTPIAPGKKDPLIIDPVPEVLFTGHVHISGIKRYRGVLMINAGTWQSQTAFQKQMNTVPTPAQAVVLDLQSLETEIVDFLTPGS from the coding sequence ATGCTCTGCGAGGATGAGATCGTCTCACGGTTCCTTGCCACCAGCCTCTTCGTCTCGCCCGAGGTGGTGGCCTACATAAAGGAGCAGGACGACCCCGGCCTCATCGACCGGATCATCGCCGGGACGCCCGAGGGCACCGTCGTCGTCTCGCCCGACTGCATTCCCGCCCTCAAGAAGGTGAGGGACGGCACCCGTTTTCTCGCAGACCCGGTCTGCGAGGTCCTCGCCGGAATGGAGAACTCGGCCGAGAGCATCAGGGACTTCGAGGAGTACATCACCTATTTCCGCAACCGTTTCACCCGCCTCTCCACCTTCATGCGGGGGCGGATCCAGCCGGTCCCGATCGAGGCGCTGGCCCGGACCGGGCGCTACCAGGAGGAAGAGGTCTCGTTCATCGGCATGGTCTCGAACGTGCGGAGCACGGCCAACGGCAATAAGATGGTCGAGGTGGAGGACCCCACGGGCACGATGCGGGTGCTCTTCAACAAGTCCAGGGAAGGGTTTTCTGAGGCCGAGAAGATCCTGCCCGACGAGGTGATCGGCGTGCGGGGCAAACTCTCGCAGGACGGCACCATCTTTTTCGCCAACACGCTGGTCCGCCCGGACATCCCGCTCTCGAACGCCCCGTACCGCTCGGAGCGTCCGGGCCGGGCCGTGCTGATCTCGGACATCCACGTCGGCTCAGACACCTTCCTCGAGGACGAATGGCACCGCTTTGCCGACTGGATCTCAGGCCAGGAGGATATCGGTTACCTGGTCATCGCCGGCGACCTCGTGGACGGGATCGGGATCTACCCGGGCCAGGAAAAAGAGCTCGTGATCAAGAACATCTACCAGCAGTACGCGGCGCTCGGCGAGATGCTCTCGGCCCTCCCGGAGCGGCTGACGATCGTCATCTCGCCGGGCAACCACGACGTGGTCAGGGGCGCCGAACCGCAGCCTGCGATCCCGCCGGCGTTCAGGATAGGTTACCCGGCAAACTGCGTGTGGGTCGAGAACCCGGCGCTCGTCTCCCTGCAGGGCGTGCGGGTGCTCATCTACCACGGGCGTTCGTTCGACGACATGATCGGGACGATCCCGGGCGCCTCATACAACCGTCCCGCGGAGATCATGGAGGAGATGCTGAAACGCCGGCACCTCGCCCCGATATTCGGGATGCGGACCCCGATCGCACCGGGAAAAAAGGACCCGCTCATCATCGACCCGGTCCCCGAGGTGCTCTTCACCGGCCATGTCCATATCAGCGGGATCAAACGCTACCGGGGCGTGCTGATGATCAATGCCGGGACCTGGCAGTCGCAGACCGCCTTCCAGAAACAGATGAACACCGTGCCGACACCCGCGCAGGCGGTCGTCCTGGACCTTCAGAGCCTTGAGACCGAGATCGTCGATTTTCTGACTCCCGGATCCTGA
- a CDS encoding sodium-translocating pyrophosphatase gives MDAIVYLAPICALLGLLFAGYSFLAVRKEGEGTEVMKKITAAIHHGAMVYLNRQYRAIALFVVVLAIVIAAILPNGVLTAACFVLGAVLSATAGYIGMFTATSANGRTTNAARRGIAEAFRVSFASGSVMGMSVVGLGLFGLSIAFIGLSSFLPGMDEYTIVNILAGFSLGASSIALFARVGGGIFTKAADVGADLVGKVEAGIPEDDPRNPAVIADNVGDNVGDIAGMGADLYESYVGSIIATMLLGASTAAVFFPNVSLMNVILFPVVIAALGIVASIIGSFFVRTNKAESSAIHMAFNKGLLVALALVVVATYFVTNAMLGEYGFGVFVATISGLVAGFLIGQITEYYTSFERKPTLEIAKSCQTGAATNIITGFAKGMESTVFPVIVISIAIWIAFTFSGLYGIAVAAVGMLATLGISLAVDAYGPVADNAGGIAEMSHQDPHVREITDTLDAVGNTTAAIGKGFAIGSAALTALALFSAYAFAISKGGETIVMDILHTPVFIGLLIGAMLPFLFSSMTMMAVGRAAYEIVVEVRRQFKEIKGLMEGKAEPDYESCIAISTHSALREMVAPGLLAIVAPIIVGLVLGKEALGGLLAGSLVSGFMLAITMANAGGAWDNAKKYIEQGHYGGKGSDAHKAGVTGDTVGDPFKDTSGPAINILLKLMSIVAVVFAPLFL, from the coding sequence ATGGATGCAATCGTCTATCTGGCACCTATATGTGCTCTCTTAGGCCTTCTTTTTGCAGGGTACTCATTCCTTGCAGTTCGAAAAGAGGGAGAGGGCACTGAGGTGATGAAAAAGATCACCGCGGCGATCCACCACGGTGCCATGGTCTACCTGAACAGGCAGTACCGTGCCATCGCCCTGTTCGTCGTGGTCCTGGCCATCGTCATCGCGGCCATTCTACCGAACGGCGTTCTTACCGCAGCATGTTTCGTGCTCGGCGCCGTGCTCTCGGCCACCGCAGGATACATCGGCATGTTCACCGCCACGAGCGCAAACGGCCGGACCACCAACGCCGCACGCCGCGGCATCGCCGAGGCCTTCAGGGTCTCCTTCGCAAGCGGCTCGGTCATGGGCATGTCCGTCGTCGGCCTCGGGCTCTTCGGGCTTTCCATCGCCTTCATCGGACTCTCGAGCTTCCTTCCGGGCATGGACGAGTACACGATTGTGAACATCCTCGCCGGCTTCTCCCTCGGCGCCTCCTCGATCGCCCTCTTCGCCCGTGTGGGCGGCGGCATCTTCACCAAGGCCGCCGACGTCGGTGCTGACCTCGTCGGCAAGGTCGAGGCCGGCATCCCCGAGGACGACCCGAGAAACCCGGCCGTCATCGCGGACAACGTCGGCGACAACGTCGGCGACATCGCCGGCATGGGTGCGGACCTCTACGAGAGCTACGTCGGCTCGATCATCGCCACCATGCTCCTGGGCGCATCGACCGCGGCGGTCTTCTTCCCGAACGTCTCCTTAATGAACGTCATTCTCTTCCCGGTCGTCATCGCCGCCCTCGGCATCGTCGCTTCGATCATCGGCTCCTTCTTCGTCAGGACGAACAAGGCCGAGTCCAGCGCCATCCACATGGCCTTCAATAAGGGCCTGCTCGTCGCCCTCGCCCTGGTGGTCGTCGCCACCTACTTCGTGACGAACGCCATGCTCGGCGAGTACGGTTTCGGCGTCTTCGTCGCCACCATCTCCGGTCTCGTCGCCGGTTTCCTGATCGGCCAGATCACCGAGTACTACACCTCCTTCGAACGCAAACCGACCCTTGAGATCGCGAAGTCCTGCCAGACCGGCGCAGCGACCAACATCATCACCGGGTTTGCAAAGGGCATGGAGTCCACGGTCTTCCCGGTCATCGTCATCTCCATCGCCATCTGGATCGCATTCACCTTCTCCGGTCTCTACGGCATCGCCGTTGCGGCCGTCGGCATGCTCGCAACCCTGGGCATCTCCCTCGCGGTCGACGCCTACGGGCCGGTCGCCGACAACGCCGGCGGTATCGCCGAGATGTCCCACCAGGACCCCCATGTCCGCGAGATCACCGACACCCTGGACGCCGTCGGCAACACCACCGCCGCCATCGGCAAGGGTTTCGCCATCGGCTCCGCGGCGCTCACCGCTCTCGCCCTCTTCTCCGCATATGCCTTCGCCATCAGCAAGGGCGGAGAGACCATCGTTATGGACATCCTCCACACCCCGGTCTTCATCGGCCTTCTGATCGGCGCAATGCTCCCCTTCCTCTTCTCGTCCATGACGATGATGGCGGTCGGCAGAGCGGCGTACGAGATCGTCGTCGAAGTCCGCCGCCAGTTCAAGGAGATCAAGGGCCTCATGGAAGGAAAGGCCGAGCCGGACTACGAGTCCTGCATCGCCATTTCCACCCACTCGGCGCTCAGAGAGATGGTCGCACCCGGTCTCCTCGCGATCGTCGCCCCGATCATCGTCGGGCTCGTCCTTGGTAAGGAAGCGCTCGGCGGCCTTCTTGCAGGCTCCCTGGTATCCGGCTTCATGCTCGCCATCACGATGGCGAACGCCGGCGGCGCCTGGGACAACGCAAAGAAGTACATCGAACAGGGCCACTACGGCGGCAAGGGCTCGGACGCCCACAAGGCCGGCGTCACCGGCGACACCGTCGGCGACCCGTTCAAGGACACCTCAGGACCGGCCATCAACATCCTCCTGAAGCTGATGTCCATCGTGGCGGTCGTCTTCGCGCCCCTGTTCCTCTAA
- a CDS encoding magnesium transporter CorA family protein — MLQIFKTRQNGGGTFIEELDTVEPGAWIICTAPDETEIARAAGIMGIPAEDLRAALDEEERPRMETEEGRTFILIDIPMRIAGGPTGTYSTIPLGVAINDDYILTICLQESPILQDFIAGKVKTFYTFKKTRFLFQILYRSAFYYLNFLRQIDKRSTEIEKALHMSLRNEELILLLNLEKSLVYFSTSLKSNEVVLEKILRFKPVRMFPEDEELLEDVIIENKQAIEMANIYSNILSSTMDAFASVISNNLNIVMKFLASVTIVLAVPTMIASFFGMNVGIPLSESPIAFAIVVGTSMVISAVLVLVLMKKNMI, encoded by the coding sequence ATGCTTCAGATTTTCAAGACCCGGCAGAACGGAGGGGGGACATTTATCGAGGAGCTCGACACCGTCGAGCCCGGGGCATGGATCATCTGCACCGCACCTGACGAGACCGAGATCGCCCGTGCCGCCGGGATCATGGGGATCCCGGCCGAAGACCTGCGGGCGGCGCTCGACGAGGAGGAGCGGCCCCGCATGGAGACCGAAGAGGGACGGACCTTCATCCTGATCGACATCCCGATGCGGATCGCGGGCGGGCCCACGGGGACCTACTCGACGATCCCGCTCGGCGTTGCGATCAACGACGACTATATCCTCACCATCTGCCTCCAGGAAAGCCCGATCCTGCAGGACTTCATCGCCGGGAAAGTGAAGACCTTTTACACCTTCAAAAAGACGCGGTTCCTCTTCCAGATCCTCTACCGCAGCGCCTTTTATTACCTGAACTTCCTCAGGCAGATCGACAAGCGCTCGACCGAGATCGAAAAAGCGCTCCATATGTCCCTGCGCAACGAGGAGTTGATCCTCCTGTTGAACCTGGAGAAGTCCCTGGTCTATTTCTCGACCTCGTTGAAGAGCAACGAGGTGGTGCTCGAGAAGATCCTCAGGTTCAAACCGGTCAGGATGTTCCCGGAGGACGAGGAACTCCTGGAAGACGTCATCATCGAGAACAAGCAGGCGATCGAGATGGCGAACATCTACTCGAACATCCTCTCCAGCACGATGGACGCCTTCGCCTCGGTGATCTCGAACAACCTGAACATCGTGATGAAGTTCCTCGCCTCGGTGACGATCGTGCTCGCCGTGCCGACGATGATCGCGAGTTTCTTCGGGATGAACGTCGGCATCCCGCTCAGCGAGAGCCCGATCGCCTTTGCGATCGTCGTCGGGACCTCGATGGTGATCTCGGCCGTGCTGGTGCTGGTGCTGATGAAAAAGAACATGATCTAA